A region of Allocoleopsis franciscana PCC 7113 DNA encodes the following proteins:
- a CDS encoding M23 family metallopeptidase, with the protein MQQVSKPYQRPNHKRANRRWLLLAVLSLISVITLGGLYKQQVRASEVRAIQVASINSWQGGSFPVENFQAYTSGFGYRRSATGGSGWELHRGLDIAAPEGSYIRSWWTGQVIELSDHTACGTLIKIQSGEWTHVYCHMKGHVETAGGRRYLIDRSGGLQIWEGQQVPSGARIGRVGMSGRTTGPHLHWGMKYANQYVDPALVLRAMYNQQSNTGSVAKYKNQRD; encoded by the coding sequence ATGCAGCAAGTATCTAAGCCTTACCAGCGCCCAAACCACAAGAGAGCAAATCGACGCTGGCTACTTTTGGCTGTGCTGAGTCTTATCAGTGTGATTACACTAGGAGGGCTGTACAAACAGCAGGTGAGAGCCTCAGAAGTCCGAGCCATCCAGGTAGCGAGTATCAATTCCTGGCAAGGCGGTTCTTTTCCTGTGGAAAACTTTCAAGCTTACACCTCTGGTTTCGGCTACCGACGCTCTGCCACAGGAGGCTCAGGATGGGAATTGCATCGAGGCTTAGATATCGCCGCTCCGGAAGGAAGCTATATCCGCAGTTGGTGGACAGGTCAGGTGATTGAACTGTCTGATCATACCGCCTGCGGCACCTTAATTAAAATTCAATCCGGAGAGTGGACGCATGTCTACTGTCACATGAAAGGGCATGTTGAAACCGCCGGGGGTCGTCGTTATCTCATTGATCGTAGCGGTGGTCTGCAAATCTGGGAAGGTCAACAGGTGCCATCAGGAGCCAGAATTGGTCGAGTGGGAATGAGCGGTCGTACCACTGGCCCTCATCTGCATTGGGGGATGAAATATGCCAACCAATATGTAGACCCTGCCTTAGTTCTTCGGGCAATGTATAACCAGCAATCTAACACTGGTTCGGTGGCAAAATACAAAAATCAACGGGATTAA
- a CDS encoding N-acetylmuramoyl-L-alanine amidase, producing the protein MKYGIDIGHNCNPDIGARGIRQEDHLTMEVGTRVISKLKSLGHQVINCKPSRASSVGNSLQQRCNIANFNRVDVFVSIHFNSFNRQANGTEIFTGSDTGRRIAQPVLDNIVKLGFFNRGVKSGLHLYVVKNTNMPAILVECCFCDAQQDMNRYNPDSLSDAIVRGLTGQTAPNPDEAEKKTILELQKALNRLKIRDDNSKPLVEDGIIGNATRSATRNFQRLVGITENGMAGPTTWQAIEQILAKPVLRANHAAGTTVKYLQHQLKVVVDGVYGVVTATAVQVFQRQEGLTADGIVGPKTWDKLFS; encoded by the coding sequence ATGAAATACGGAATAGATATTGGTCACAACTGTAATCCTGACATTGGAGCCAGAGGAATTCGGCAGGAAGATCACCTGACGATGGAAGTCGGAACTCGTGTTATCTCCAAGCTGAAATCCCTTGGTCATCAAGTGATTAATTGTAAGCCGAGTCGCGCTAGTAGTGTCGGAAATTCTCTCCAGCAGCGATGTAATATCGCGAACTTTAATCGAGTGGATGTTTTTGTCTCGATTCACTTTAACTCTTTTAATCGGCAAGCGAATGGAACGGAAATTTTCACAGGAAGTGATACGGGAAGACGGATTGCTCAACCTGTTTTAGACAATATTGTGAAGCTGGGTTTTTTCAATCGAGGGGTTAAAAGTGGTTTGCATTTGTATGTTGTTAAAAATACAAACATGCCAGCCATTCTGGTTGAGTGCTGTTTCTGCGATGCTCAACAGGATATGAATCGGTACAATCCTGATTCTCTATCCGATGCCATTGTCAGGGGGTTAACCGGACAAACCGCACCGAATCCGGATGAGGCTGAAAAGAAGACAATTTTAGAACTTCAAAAAGCCTTAAATCGATTAAAAATAAGAGACGACAACAGTAAGCCCTTAGTGGAAGATGGCATAATTGGTAATGCAACAAGATCGGCGACTAGAAACTTTCAACGGCTTGTAGGCATCACTGAAAATGGAATGGCTGGGCCTACTACATGGCAAGCTATTGAGCAAATATTAGCGAAGCCCGTTCTTAGAGCTAATCATGCGGCAGGCACCACGGTTAAATACCTGCAACACCAACTCAAAGTTGTGGTAGATGGGGTCTATGGCGTCGTGACAGCAACGGCTGTTCAGGTGTTTCAAAGACAGGAAGGCTTGACGGCGGATGGCATTGTTGGGCCAAAAACCTGGGATAAATTGTTTAGTTAA
- the ftsH gene encoding ATP-dependent zinc metalloprotease FtsH, whose amino-acid sequence MKDSSWIRAWMGKKPAKSSAHKQGTRECVSTNHKQKAATVNFWRLAASVLLIQGVVLGTPAQAQQTEKKSLKYGELLEKIDQDEVTRVQLDPGTRTAKVRLMGQKKTDPPLEVDLLDQNPELIEKLREKKVELDVEATTDNSAALGLVANLFLLLLLLAGLMIILRRSSSSSGQALNFGKSRARFQMEAKTGVMFNDVAGIEEAKEELQEVVTFLKQPERFTAVGAKIPKGVLLVGPPGTGKTLLAKAIAGEAGVPFFSISGSEFVEMFVGVGASRVRDLFKKAKENAPCLIFIDEIDAVGRQRGAGIGGGNDEREQTLNQLLTEMDGFEGNTGIIIIAATNRPDVLDAALLRPGRFDRQVIVDAPDLKGRLGILEVHARNKKIDPDVSLEAIARRTPGFTGADLANLLNEAAILTARRRKEAVTMLEINDAIDRVVAGMEGTPLVDSKSKRLIAYHEVGHAVIGTLLPNHDPVQKVTLIPRGQARGLTWFTPNEEQGLLSRSQIRDRITAALGGRAAEEEVFGDAEVTTGAGGDLQTVTSLARQMVTRFGMSDLGPLSLEEQGNEVFLGGWMSTRSEYSEKISAKIDSQVEQIVKECHDKARQIIRENRVVIDYLVELLIEKETIDGDQLVQIMNENKQLDGEKLVVSG is encoded by the coding sequence ATGAAAGACAGTTCCTGGATAAGGGCATGGATGGGAAAGAAACCAGCAAAAAGTTCGGCTCATAAACAGGGGACACGCGAGTGTGTTTCGACAAACCACAAGCAAAAGGCCGCGACCGTCAACTTCTGGCGTCTTGCGGCTAGTGTACTCCTGATTCAAGGAGTTGTGTTAGGCACCCCAGCCCAAGCACAGCAAACAGAAAAAAAATCACTTAAATATGGGGAATTATTGGAGAAAATTGACCAAGACGAAGTCACGCGAGTCCAACTTGACCCAGGGACAAGGACGGCAAAAGTCAGGCTGATGGGGCAAAAAAAGACTGACCCCCCCTTAGAAGTGGATCTACTCGATCAAAATCCAGAATTGATTGAAAAACTCCGTGAAAAAAAAGTTGAGCTGGATGTTGAGGCCACGACCGATAACTCAGCAGCCCTAGGACTTGTTGCCAACTTGTTTTTACTCTTATTGTTACTAGCAGGGTTAATGATCATCCTGCGTCGCTCTAGTAGCAGTTCAGGTCAAGCCTTGAACTTCGGAAAATCGAGGGCGAGGTTCCAGATGGAAGCCAAAACCGGCGTGATGTTCAATGATGTCGCCGGCATTGAAGAAGCGAAGGAAGAACTGCAAGAGGTCGTGACTTTCCTCAAACAACCTGAACGCTTCACGGCTGTGGGGGCAAAAATTCCCAAGGGAGTGCTGCTGGTGGGGCCTCCAGGTACAGGAAAAACCCTCTTGGCAAAAGCGATAGCCGGAGAAGCGGGAGTTCCTTTCTTTAGCATTTCGGGGAGTGAATTTGTCGAAATGTTCGTGGGTGTGGGGGCTTCTCGCGTCCGCGACTTGTTCAAGAAAGCCAAAGAAAACGCCCCCTGCCTGATTTTTATTGATGAAATTGATGCAGTCGGTAGACAGCGGGGTGCCGGGATTGGGGGTGGTAACGATGAGAGAGAGCAAACCCTCAACCAGTTGTTGACGGAAATGGACGGCTTTGAGGGAAATACAGGGATTATCATCATCGCCGCGACCAACCGACCGGATGTTCTTGATGCCGCCTTGTTGCGCCCTGGACGCTTTGATCGCCAAGTCATTGTGGATGCCCCCGACCTGAAAGGAAGGCTGGGTATCCTGGAAGTCCACGCCCGCAACAAAAAAATCGACCCTGACGTTTCCCTGGAGGCGATCGCACGGCGTACCCCCGGATTCACCGGTGCTGACTTAGCTAATTTGCTCAACGAAGCCGCGATTCTCACCGCCCGACGCCGTAAAGAGGCGGTGACGATGCTAGAGATTAATGATGCCATTGACCGGGTTGTGGCAGGGATGGAAGGCACCCCACTGGTGGATAGCAAGAGCAAGCGCTTGATTGCCTACCATGAAGTTGGACATGCAGTCATCGGTACCCTCTTGCCCAACCATGACCCTGTACAGAAGGTTACCCTGATTCCTCGTGGACAAGCCCGTGGACTCACTTGGTTTACTCCCAATGAAGAACAAGGTTTATTGTCTCGCTCTCAGATCCGTGATCGCATCACAGCCGCTTTAGGTGGTAGGGCGGCAGAAGAAGAAGTCTTTGGTGACGCCGAGGTTACCACTGGGGCAGGTGGCGATTTGCAAACGGTGACCTCCTTGGCACGGCAGATGGTGACTCGCTTCGGTATGAGCGATTTAGGCCCCCTATCCTTGGAAGAACAAGGAAACGAAGTCTTTCTCGGTGGTTGGATGTCCACGCGATCGGAATACTCTGAGAAGATTTCCGCCAAAATTGATTCACAAGTTGAGCAAATTGTCAAAGAATGCCACGATAAAGCTCGCCAAATCATCCGCGAAAATCGCGTAGTCATTGACTACTTAGTTGAGCTGTTAATTGAAAAAGAAACAATTGACGGCGATCAATTGGTTCAAATCATGAATGAAAACAAGCAATTGGATGGAGAAAAGCTGGTAGTTTCTGGATGA
- a CDS encoding NADPH-dependent FMN reductase: MVKIVGIAGSLRPDATSYLALTLAIQRVQALGASTEILDLRQMQLPFCTGGNDYPGYPDVMRLRETVQEADALILASPEYHGSISGVLKNALDLMSFDHMSGKVTGLISVLGGQHNSNALNDLRVIMRWVHAWVIPEQIAIGQSWKAFGEDGKILDEKLSQRFDQFAQSLVENTRKLREIP; this comes from the coding sequence ATGGTGAAGATTGTGGGAATTGCTGGTAGTTTGCGACCTGACGCTACGAGTTATCTTGCGCTAACTCTAGCAATCCAGCGCGTGCAAGCGTTAGGAGCCTCTACCGAAATACTTGACCTACGCCAGATGCAACTCCCGTTTTGTACGGGCGGCAATGATTATCCAGGCTATCCAGATGTGATGCGATTACGGGAAACCGTTCAGGAAGCGGATGCTTTGATTCTGGCGTCTCCAGAATATCACGGTAGCATCAGTGGTGTTTTGAAAAATGCCCTGGATTTGATGAGTTTTGATCACATGTCGGGCAAAGTCACGGGTTTGATTAGTGTATTGGGCGGTCAGCATAATAGTAATGCCCTGAATGACTTACGGGTGATCATGCGTTGGGTACATGCCTGGGTGATTCCAGAGCAAATTGCCATTGGTCAATCCTGGAAAGCGTTTGGTGAAGATGGCAAAATTTTGGACGAAAAACTCTCGCAGCGCTTCGATCAGTTTGCTCAAAGTTTAGTCGAAAATACCCGCAAACTTCGAGAGATTCCCTAA
- a CDS encoding tetratricopeptide repeat protein: protein MKTLHLDLKPVADNYVELRYFWDNPNQYEKRSLPLGEIADLIQLAEQDYYVRLAVNYTITGRKLYNWLDGSDRLLQQAIDRYWREGIVLAIKAAEKLAHLPWELLHDGKGFLLERLPGVVPVRWVASDTGKKLSVEAKPENRALNVLFMATSPLGVEPVLEFEREEALILEATARKPLSLTVEESGCLTELGYLAEDRGKGFFDILHLTGHATITEEGARFYTETETGELYLASARDIATELQFQLPKLIFLSGCRTGQAGDAGAVPSMAEELLQAGANLVLGWGQPVLDTDARAAAAALYKGLAAGKSVTEAVALTYQKLIENKARDWHLLRLYVAETLPGGLVTPLLTLGRKPAPKPSVAERFLDPAGKVKVPTRGSFIGRRRQLQNCLRALKNPPSPPYQGGNIEGVGVLIHGMGGLGKSSLAARLCDRLPEFERIVWVGRVDEPSLVNKLAAALDSRELREALQDDKEELKFRLRRVFRQLEDGAAKPFLLVLDDFEANLEPRDGGYVLQPEAARVLEALVWAIEDTSAPHRLILTCRYDFESTLLQDFYKQPMEGLRGADLRKKCSRLSAFDAKSQVDEALQSQATRLADGNPRLLEWLDKVLLNLEPPPVPLDKGEARDFSPLDKGEARDFSPLDKGGWGGSQQGEKKTVAEILQGLETNPVELREKVLAKALLEQIDPTLEEILRRGLVFELPVPREAIAAVCEETPNLERQINRAVALGLLEVSPDQSLRVPRILEKNLTPQPPSLRGKGESDSSFSPLLAGEGLGERLHQQAAEVLYRLWWEEAETSTEEQRLEIHRLALRGKVETIAVEIADTLAWRWVNQSRFREAVELCQATLEIAEDYRVLHGLARSEKELGEVSQAQTHYQQALDSCPQDDEKEKSAIIHNLAILKANSGEIEEAIALYQQSLEIKERIGDAQGKAATLHCLAILKANTGEIEEAIALYQQSLDIEEGIGNAQGKAATLHQLAILKANTGEIEEAIALYQQSLEIKERIGDAQGKAATLHCLAILKANTGEIEEAIALYQQSLDIEEGIGNAQGKAATLHQLASLKANTGEIEQAIALYQQSLEITERIGNAQTKAATLHQLARLKANTGEIEEAIALYQQSLEITERIGNAQGKAATLHCLASLKANTGQIEEAIALYQQSLEITERIGNAQTKAATLHQLARLKANTGEIEEAIALYQQSLEITERIGNAQGKAATLAMLGQLLADEKGDFNTGLNYLQQSLEILQRLQSPGAETVRQIIARVQQMRDDIS from the coding sequence GTGAAGACGCTCCACCTCGACCTCAAGCCCGTCGCGGATAATTACGTAGAGCTGCGTTATTTCTGGGACAATCCCAACCAGTACGAGAAGCGATCGCTTCCTCTGGGGGAAATCGCAGACCTGATTCAGTTAGCAGAACAAGACTACTACGTTCGCTTGGCTGTTAACTATACCATAACTGGGCGAAAACTGTATAACTGGTTAGATGGCAGCGATCGCCTTCTCCAACAAGCAATTGACCGATATTGGCGGGAAGGGATTGTTTTAGCGATTAAAGCGGCGGAAAAACTCGCTCACTTGCCTTGGGAGTTGCTGCATGATGGCAAGGGCTTTTTGCTGGAGAGATTGCCTGGGGTAGTTCCCGTGCGGTGGGTAGCATCGGATACCGGGAAAAAATTGTCCGTAGAGGCGAAACCGGAAAATCGGGCGCTGAATGTTTTGTTTATGGCAACCTCTCCGTTAGGGGTGGAACCCGTGCTGGAGTTTGAACGGGAGGAGGCACTAATCCTGGAAGCGACGGCGCGGAAACCTTTATCGCTGACGGTGGAAGAAAGTGGCTGCTTGACCGAGTTGGGCTATTTAGCTGAGGATCGGGGGAAGGGGTTTTTTGATATCTTGCACCTGACGGGTCATGCGACGATTACGGAGGAGGGAGCAAGATTTTATACCGAGACGGAAACCGGGGAACTGTACCTTGCCAGTGCGAGGGATATTGCTACCGAACTGCAATTCCAATTACCCAAACTGATTTTCCTCTCTGGGTGTCGCACGGGGCAAGCTGGCGATGCGGGGGCGGTGCCGTCGATGGCAGAGGAGTTGCTGCAAGCTGGAGCAAATTTGGTTTTGGGTTGGGGACAGCCGGTTTTAGATACGGATGCGAGGGCGGCAGCAGCAGCATTGTATAAAGGGTTGGCGGCGGGGAAGTCGGTGACGGAGGCAGTTGCCCTGACGTACCAGAAGTTGATTGAGAATAAAGCCAGGGATTGGCATTTGTTGCGGTTGTACGTGGCGGAAACGTTACCGGGGGGGTTGGTGACGCCGTTGCTGACTCTTGGACGGAAACCTGCACCCAAGCCTTCAGTTGCCGAACGGTTTTTAGATCCGGCTGGTAAGGTAAAAGTCCCGACTCGTGGCAGTTTTATCGGGCGTCGCCGTCAGTTGCAAAATTGCTTGCGGGCATTGAAGAACCCCCCTAGCCCCCCTTATCAAGGGGGGAACATAGAAGGAGTGGGGGTGTTGATTCATGGCATGGGGGGTTTGGGTAAGAGTAGTTTAGCCGCAAGGTTGTGCGACAGACTCCCGGAATTTGAGCGGATTGTCTGGGTGGGGAGAGTCGATGAACCCAGTCTGGTAAATAAGTTAGCGGCGGCGTTGGATAGTCGGGAACTGCGGGAAGCGTTACAGGATGACAAGGAGGAGTTGAAGTTTCGCCTGCGGCGGGTGTTTCGGCAGTTGGAAGACGGGGCGGCAAAGCCCTTTTTGCTGGTGCTGGATGATTTTGAAGCGAATCTGGAACCTCGCGATGGTGGGTATGTGCTGCAACCGGAAGCGGCAAGGGTATTGGAGGCGTTAGTCTGGGCTATTGAGGATACTTCCGCGCCTCACCGTTTAATCCTTACCTGCCGTTACGATTTTGAGTCCACCCTGTTGCAGGATTTCTACAAGCAACCAATGGAGGGATTGCGGGGGGCGGATTTGCGAAAAAAGTGTAGTCGTCTCTCTGCCTTTGATGCGAAATCTCAGGTGGATGAGGCGTTACAGTCTCAAGCAACCAGATTGGCGGATGGGAATCCTCGGTTATTGGAATGGTTGGATAAGGTGCTGCTGAATTTAGAACCCCCTCCCGTCCCCCTTGATAAGGGGGAAGCCAGAGATTTCTCCCCCCTTGATAAGGGGGAAGCCAGAGATTTCTCCCCCCTTGATAAGGGGGGTTGGGGGGGTTCTCAACAGGGGGAAAAGAAAACAGTGGCGGAGATTTTACAGGGTTTGGAAACGAATCCAGTGGAGTTGCGGGAGAAAGTTTTGGCAAAAGCGCTGCTGGAACAGATCGATCCAACGCTAGAGGAGATATTACGGCGGGGATTGGTGTTTGAGTTGCCAGTACCGAGGGAGGCAATAGCCGCAGTTTGTGAAGAAACTCCTAATCTCGAACGGCAGATTAATCGGGCAGTGGCGTTGGGATTGTTGGAAGTAAGTCCTGATCAGTCGCTACGAGTGCCGCGCATTTTGGAGAAAAACCTAACCCCCCAACCCCCTTCCCTACGAGGGAAGGGGGAGTCAGATTCCTCTTTCTCCCCTCTCCTTGCAGGAGAGGGGTTGGGGGAGAGGTTGCATCAGCAAGCGGCTGAGGTGCTGTATCGTCTCTGGTGGGAGGAGGCAGAAACTTCAACCGAGGAACAACGGCTAGAAATTCATCGCTTGGCGTTGCGGGGGAAGGTGGAAACGATTGCTGTAGAAATAGCAGATACTCTCGCATGGCGATGGGTTAATCAAAGCCGATTTCGGGAAGCCGTTGAGTTGTGCCAAGCCACTCTAGAAATCGCTGAAGATTACCGAGTGCTGCATGGGTTGGCTCGATCTGAGAAAGAATTGGGTGAGGTGAGTCAAGCACAAACCCATTATCAACAAGCCCTAGATAGCTGCCCTCAAGACGACGAAAAAGAGAAGTCAGCCATTATTCACAATCTGGCGATACTCAAAGCCAACTCTGGAGAAATCGAAGAGGCGATCGCACTTTATCAGCAATCGTTGGAAATCAAAGAACGTATCGGTGATGCCCAAGGCAAGGCAGCGACGTTGCACTGTCTGGCGATACTCAAAGCCAACACGGGAGAAATCGAAGAGGCGATCGCACTTTATCAGCAATCGTTGGATATCGAAGAAGGTATCGGTAATGCCCAAGGCAAGGCAGCGACGTTGCACCAACTGGCGATACTCAAAGCCAACACGGGAGAAATCGAAGAGGCGATCGCACTTTATCAGCAATCGTTGGAAATCAAAGAACGTATCGGTGATGCCCAAGGCAAGGCAGCGACGTTGCACTGTCTGGCGATACTCAAAGCCAACACGGGAGAAATCGAAGAGGCGATCGCACTTTATCAGCAATCGTTGGATATCGAAGAAGGTATCGGTAATGCCCAAGGCAAGGCAGCGACGTTGCACCAACTGGCGAGTCTCAAAGCCAACACGGGAGAAATCGAACAAGCGATCGCACTTTATCAGCAATCGTTGGAAATCACTGAACGTATCGGTAATGCCCAAACCAAGGCAGCGACGTTGCACCAACTGGCGAGACTCAAAGCCAACACAGGAGAAATCGAAGAGGCGATCGCACTTTATCAGCAATCGTTGGAAATCACTGAACGTATCGGTAATGCCCAAGGCAAGGCAGCGACGTTGCACTGTCTGGCGAGTCTCAAAGCCAACACTGGACAAATCGAAGAGGCGATCGCACTTTATCAGCAATCGTTGGAAATCACTGAACGTATCGGTAATGCCCAAACCAAGGCAGCGACGTTGCACCAACTGGCGAGACTCAAAGCCAACACAGGAGAAATCGAAGAGGCGATCGCACTTTATCAGCAATCGTTGGAAATCACTGAACGTATCGGTAATGCCCAAGGCAAGGCAGCGACATTAGCCATGCTAGGGCAGTTGTTAGCCGACGAGAAAGGCGACTTTAACACCGGATTGAATTATTTGCAGCAATCGTTGGAGATATTGCAGCGTCTCCAATCACCTGGCGCTGAGACAGTGAGGCAAATTATCGCCAGAGTACAACAGATGAGAGACGACATCTCGTAA
- a CDS encoding ferrochelatase produces MVATPEKPQQITSPRTGGNDRVAVLLMGYGEVESYEDFANYNEQALNLLTAKFAPVPTWVYPSLAKLLAMFDLHEWGHTHDNFISPHNKIFEQQRAGIEKHLQEKWGERVQVFKVYNFCAPFLAEQVLADIKAQGFDKLLIYPLLVVDSIFTSGIAVEQVNRALTQLTDGGEHWVKGQRYIPSFYNEPDYIDLLARMVEEKIAKDLAVAHLPSQTGIVLMNHGCPHKAKGFTSGILESEALYERVREKLIYKYPLISVGWLNHQTPLIEWTQPNVELAAKNLIGLGATALVMMPIGFATENHETILDVHHIVHNLKRTSPHVTYVEMPCVNDNPDFLRMAAEWANPQIEALLAETSLAVNPQLAAVQASHHHHHDHEHHHHHEGHSHSAHSHDH; encoded by the coding sequence GTGGTTGCCACTCCTGAAAAACCTCAACAAATAACATCCCCTCGCACGGGCGGTAATGATCGAGTTGCTGTCTTACTCATGGGCTATGGCGAAGTCGAAAGCTACGAAGATTTCGCCAACTACAACGAACAAGCTTTAAACTTACTCACTGCCAAATTTGCCCCTGTCCCCACTTGGGTTTACCCGTCACTGGCGAAACTTCTGGCAATGTTCGACTTGCACGAGTGGGGACACACACACGATAATTTTATCTCTCCCCATAATAAAATCTTTGAACAGCAACGGGCAGGGATTGAGAAGCACTTGCAGGAAAAATGGGGCGAACGAGTCCAAGTCTTCAAAGTTTATAACTTCTGTGCCCCTTTCCTAGCTGAACAGGTTTTAGCGGATATTAAAGCCCAAGGCTTCGACAAGCTGCTAATCTATCCCCTATTAGTCGTCGATTCTATCTTCACTAGCGGTATTGCGGTTGAACAAGTTAACCGAGCTCTGACTCAGTTGACGGATGGCGGCGAACACTGGGTTAAAGGACAGCGTTACATCCCTTCTTTTTACAACGAACCAGACTACATTGACTTACTCGCCCGAATGGTTGAGGAGAAAATTGCTAAAGATTTAGCCGTCGCCCACTTGCCTTCCCAAACGGGTATTGTGTTGATGAATCACGGTTGCCCTCATAAGGCAAAAGGCTTTACCTCTGGCATCTTAGAAAGTGAGGCACTTTATGAGCGAGTCCGGGAAAAACTGATTTACAAGTATCCTCTGATTTCAGTGGGTTGGCTCAACCATCAAACCCCCTTAATCGAATGGACTCAGCCAAATGTGGAGTTAGCCGCTAAGAACCTGATTGGTTTGGGTGCTACTGCCCTTGTGATGATGCCGATTGGCTTTGCCACAGAAAATCATGAAACGATATTGGATGTGCATCACATCGTCCATAATCTAAAACGCACAAGTCCTCACGTTACCTACGTTGAGATGCCCTGCGTTAACGATAATCCTGACTTTTTAAGGATGGCGGCAGAGTGGGCAAATCCTCAGATTGAGGCGCTTTTGGCAGAAACCTCACTGGCTGTTAATCCCCAGTTGGCGGCGGTGCAGGCATCTCACCACCATCATCATGATCATGAACACCATCACCATCATGAGGGGCATAGCCATTCAGCTCATTCCCATGATCATTAA
- a CDS encoding SPFH domain-containing protein translates to MESLFGFIIFMVLGASGLASSVKIVNQGNAALVERLGKYSGKKLEPGINFLVPVLDRVVYQETIREKVLDVPPQQCITRDNVSISVDAVVYWRIMDMEKAYYKVENLRLAMQNLVLTQIRAEMGQMELDQTFTARAEINEILLRELDIATDPWGVKVTRVELRDIVPSKAVQDSMELQMSAERRKRAAILTSEGERESAVNSARGKAEALELDAQARQKAAILEAEGQQKAIVLKAQAERQQAVLRAQATAEALQIVTKAMKGDSGAHEALQFLLAQNYLEMGMKIGSSDSSKVMFMDARSIPATIEGIRSIVGDNGNGNV, encoded by the coding sequence ATGGAAAGTTTGTTCGGTTTTATAATTTTCATGGTTCTTGGCGCTTCCGGTCTTGCCAGTTCTGTGAAGATTGTCAATCAAGGCAACGCCGCCTTAGTTGAACGTTTGGGGAAATATAGCGGTAAGAAACTAGAACCTGGTATTAATTTTCTTGTTCCTGTTCTGGATCGAGTGGTTTACCAAGAGACGATTCGGGAAAAAGTATTGGATGTTCCACCCCAGCAATGTATCACCCGCGACAACGTTTCTATCAGTGTTGATGCGGTCGTCTACTGGCGAATTATGGATATGGAGAAAGCCTATTACAAGGTAGAAAATCTCCGCTTAGCGATGCAGAACCTGGTGTTAACTCAGATTCGGGCAGAAATGGGTCAAATGGAGCTCGATCAAACCTTTACCGCTAGGGCAGAAATCAATGAAATTCTGTTGCGGGAATTGGACATTGCGACTGACCCTTGGGGTGTCAAAGTGACGCGAGTTGAACTGCGTGATATTGTTCCTTCTAAAGCGGTACAAGACTCGATGGAGTTGCAGATGTCGGCAGAACGGCGCAAACGGGCGGCAATTCTGACTTCGGAGGGGGAACGGGAATCTGCGGTGAACTCGGCTAGAGGTAAAGCGGAAGCCCTAGAATTGGATGCTCAAGCGCGTCAAAAGGCAGCGATTTTGGAGGCAGAGGGTCAACAAAAGGCGATCGTGCTTAAAGCCCAGGCAGAACGCCAGCAGGCAGTGCTGCGAGCACAAGCGACGGCTGAGGCGCTGCAAATTGTTACCAAGGCGATGAAGGGTGATTCTGGTGCTCATGAAGCGCTTCAGTTCTTATTGGCTCAGAATTATTTAGAGATGGGGATGAAGATTGGTAGTAGCGATAGCAGCAAGGTGATGTTTATGGATGCTCGTAGTATTCCGGCAACGATTGAGGGTATTCGTTCGATTGTTGGTGATAACGGGAATGGCAATGTTTAG
- a CDS encoding NfeD family protein — protein sequence MPLLSPSLLWLLAGAMLCSVELFVPTAFVAFMMGLSAFLVAIVAWVLPTAFPLQVVVWLLLSTALVFVSRRFLPHARASKTLDAKDAQTLTEIPAGQTGRVLYEGNSWMARCEDGVEAIAPNQSVYVVRREGNTLIVVPRNLLHS from the coding sequence ATGCCATTGCTAAGTCCTTCACTGCTCTGGCTACTGGCAGGAGCGATGCTTTGTTCTGTGGAACTGTTTGTGCCAACGGCTTTCGTCGCCTTCATGATGGGGCTGAGCGCCTTTTTAGTGGCGATCGTGGCGTGGGTGTTACCGACGGCGTTCCCCTTACAAGTTGTCGTATGGCTCTTGCTTTCGACGGCGCTGGTATTTGTATCCCGTCGCTTCTTGCCCCATGCGAGGGCGTCTAAAACATTGGATGCGAAGGATGCCCAAACCTTGACAGAAATCCCAGCAGGGCAAACTGGGCGGGTACTGTACGAAGGAAACTCTTGGATGGCACGTTGTGAAGATGGCGTGGAAGCGATCGCGCCCAACCAATCCGTCTACGTCGTCCGCCGGGAAGGCAACACCCTAATTGTTGTGCCACGAAACTTGTTGCATTCCTAA